The following coding sequences lie in one Carassius gibelio isolate Cgi1373 ecotype wild population from Czech Republic chromosome A17, carGib1.2-hapl.c, whole genome shotgun sequence genomic window:
- the LOC127933389 gene encoding required for meiotic nuclear division protein 1 homolog isoform X2 translates to MSLKIFWRLHQPLKRTQAYGFAFRTLDGLNSVTANRFNCKTLASNASTLNLLRDWRNCHASLQMRLQSTTTATKSVLKQGGIKGKRTFKGPRTKQPSRTNQPSLEEDLMQCIAYSTADQYHLPTLCHDLIAHGFVEIKEFPRDASNVLVMGTENAAKPYDSGTIFFFREGSVVFWNTEEKTIKTVMRILEQHEIQPYEVALVHWENEEINYTVGEGNSKLHRGIFLFNEELDYDQVVLEKFAFSNALSLSVKLAIWEVSLDNFVESIQSIPEMLKSGQRVKLSRAEVMQKIGELFSLRHCINLSSDLLITPDFYWDREDLEQLYDKTCQFLNINRRVKVMNEKLQHCTELTDLMRNHLSEKHSLRLEWMIVILITIEVMFELARVIF, encoded by the exons ATGTCTCTCAAGATTTTCTGGAGGTTACATCAGCCTTTGAAAAGGACACAAGCCTATGGATTTGCTTTTAGGACATTAGATGGATTAAACAGTGTCACTGCCAACAGGTTCAACTGCAAAACACTGGCATCCAATGCATCTACACTAAACCTTCTCAGAGACTGGAGGAACTGTCACGCCAG TTTACAAATGAGATTGCAATCCACAACAACAGCCACCAAATCAGTGCTAAAACAAGGAGGTATAAAGGGAAAAAGGACCTTTAAGGGACCAAGAACCAAACAGCCTTCACGTACTAATCAGCCCAGTCTGGAGGAG GACCTGATGCAGTGCATTGCATACTCAACTGCAGATCAGTACCATTTACCAACCCTCTGTCACGATCTCATCGCTCACGGCTTTGTTGAAATCAAAGAATTTCCCagag ATGCTTCTAATGTTTTGGTTATGGGAACAGAGAATGCTGCAAAACCTTATGATAGTGGCACAATATTTTTCTTCAG AGAAGGCTCTGTAGTGTTCTGGAACACTGAAGAGAAAACT ATAAAGACTGTGATGAGGATACTGGAACAGCATGAAATTCAACCCTATGAAGTCGCTCTGGTTCACTGGGAAAATGAAGAGATCAATTATACAGTGGGAGA GGGTAATTCAAAGCTGCATCGTGGAATTTTCTTGTTTAATGAAGAGCTGGACTACGATCAGGTTGTTCTGGAGAAGTTTGCATTTTCCAATGCTTTATCTCTGTCAG TAAAACTAGCAATATGGGAGGTCTCTCTCGACAACTTTGTTGAGTCCATCCAGTCAATTCCTGAG atGCTGAAGTCTGGACAGAGAGTGAAACTGTCCAGGGCTGAAGTTATGCAGAAGATAGGGGAGCTCTTTTCCCTCAG gCACTGCATAAACCTCAGCTCTGACTTACTGATCACACCTGATTTCTACTGGGACAGAGAAGATCTCGAGCAGCTTTATGACAAAACCTGTCAGTTCCTCAATATTAACAGAAGAGTTAAG GTTATGAATGAGAAGTTACAGCACTGCACTGAACTAACAGACCTGATGAGGAATCACCTCAGTGAGAAACACAGTCTCAGACTGGAGTGGATGATTGTCATCCTGATCACCATTGAG GTGATGTTTGAACTTGCTCGTGTAATCTTCTGA
- the LOC127933389 gene encoding required for meiotic nuclear division protein 1 homolog isoform X1 — MSLKIFWRLHQPLKRTQAYGFAFRTLDGLNSVTANRFNCKTLASNASTLNLLRDWRNCHARLHYHTCLLQRGVCQRPLFEKLTVLNLKSSLQMRLQSTTTATKSVLKQGGIKGKRTFKGPRTKQPSRTNQPSLEEDLMQCIAYSTADQYHLPTLCHDLIAHGFVEIKEFPRDASNVLVMGTENAAKPYDSGTIFFFREGSVVFWNTEEKTIKTVMRILEQHEIQPYEVALVHWENEEINYTVGEGNSKLHRGIFLFNEELDYDQVVLEKFAFSNALSLSVKLAIWEVSLDNFVESIQSIPEMLKSGQRVKLSRAEVMQKIGELFSLRHCINLSSDLLITPDFYWDREDLEQLYDKTCQFLNINRRVKVMNEKLQHCTELTDLMRNHLSEKHSLRLEWMIVILITIEVMFELARVIF; from the exons ATGTCTCTCAAGATTTTCTGGAGGTTACATCAGCCTTTGAAAAGGACACAAGCCTATGGATTTGCTTTTAGGACATTAGATGGATTAAACAGTGTCACTGCCAACAGGTTCAACTGCAAAACACTGGCATCCAATGCATCTACACTAAACCTTCTCAGAGACTGGAGGAACTGTCACGCCAGGTTACATTACCATACATGCTTGTTGCAGAGAGGAGTGTGTCAGAGACCACTTTTTGAAAAACTGACTGTTTTAAATTTGAAATCCAGTTTACAAATGAGATTGCAATCCACAACAACAGCCACCAAATCAGTGCTAAAACAAGGAGGTATAAAGGGAAAAAGGACCTTTAAGGGACCAAGAACCAAACAGCCTTCACGTACTAATCAGCCCAGTCTGGAGGAG GACCTGATGCAGTGCATTGCATACTCAACTGCAGATCAGTACCATTTACCAACCCTCTGTCACGATCTCATCGCTCACGGCTTTGTTGAAATCAAAGAATTTCCCagag ATGCTTCTAATGTTTTGGTTATGGGAACAGAGAATGCTGCAAAACCTTATGATAGTGGCACAATATTTTTCTTCAG AGAAGGCTCTGTAGTGTTCTGGAACACTGAAGAGAAAACT ATAAAGACTGTGATGAGGATACTGGAACAGCATGAAATTCAACCCTATGAAGTCGCTCTGGTTCACTGGGAAAATGAAGAGATCAATTATACAGTGGGAGA GGGTAATTCAAAGCTGCATCGTGGAATTTTCTTGTTTAATGAAGAGCTGGACTACGATCAGGTTGTTCTGGAGAAGTTTGCATTTTCCAATGCTTTATCTCTGTCAG TAAAACTAGCAATATGGGAGGTCTCTCTCGACAACTTTGTTGAGTCCATCCAGTCAATTCCTGAG atGCTGAAGTCTGGACAGAGAGTGAAACTGTCCAGGGCTGAAGTTATGCAGAAGATAGGGGAGCTCTTTTCCCTCAG gCACTGCATAAACCTCAGCTCTGACTTACTGATCACACCTGATTTCTACTGGGACAGAGAAGATCTCGAGCAGCTTTATGACAAAACCTGTCAGTTCCTCAATATTAACAGAAGAGTTAAG GTTATGAATGAGAAGTTACAGCACTGCACTGAACTAACAGACCTGATGAGGAATCACCTCAGTGAGAAACACAGTCTCAGACTGGAGTGGATGATTGTCATCCTGATCACCATTGAG GTGATGTTTGAACTTGCTCGTGTAATCTTCTGA
- the LOC127933389 gene encoding required for meiotic nuclear division protein 1 homolog isoform X3, translated as MSLKIFWRLHQPLKRTQAYGFAFRTLDGLNSVTANRFNCKTLASNASTLNLLRDWRNCHARLHYHTCLLQRGVCQRPLFEKLTVLNLKSSLQMRLQSTTTATKSVLKQGGIKGKRTFKGPRTKQPSRTNQPSLEEDLMQCIAYSTADQYHLPTLCHDLIAHGFVEIKEFPRDASNVLVMGTENAAKPYDSGTIFFFREGSVVFWNTEEKTIKTVMRILEQHEIQPYEVALVHWENEEINYTVGEGNSKLHRGIFLFNEELDYDQVVLEKFAFSNALSLSVKLAIWEVSLDNFVESIQSIPEVDPLMFSFIDAEVWTESETVQG; from the exons ATGTCTCTCAAGATTTTCTGGAGGTTACATCAGCCTTTGAAAAGGACACAAGCCTATGGATTTGCTTTTAGGACATTAGATGGATTAAACAGTGTCACTGCCAACAGGTTCAACTGCAAAACACTGGCATCCAATGCATCTACACTAAACCTTCTCAGAGACTGGAGGAACTGTCACGCCAGGTTACATTACCATACATGCTTGTTGCAGAGAGGAGTGTGTCAGAGACCACTTTTTGAAAAACTGACTGTTTTAAATTTGAAATCCAGTTTACAAATGAGATTGCAATCCACAACAACAGCCACCAAATCAGTGCTAAAACAAGGAGGTATAAAGGGAAAAAGGACCTTTAAGGGACCAAGAACCAAACAGCCTTCACGTACTAATCAGCCCAGTCTGGAGGAG GACCTGATGCAGTGCATTGCATACTCAACTGCAGATCAGTACCATTTACCAACCCTCTGTCACGATCTCATCGCTCACGGCTTTGTTGAAATCAAAGAATTTCCCagag ATGCTTCTAATGTTTTGGTTATGGGAACAGAGAATGCTGCAAAACCTTATGATAGTGGCACAATATTTTTCTTCAG AGAAGGCTCTGTAGTGTTCTGGAACACTGAAGAGAAAACT ATAAAGACTGTGATGAGGATACTGGAACAGCATGAAATTCAACCCTATGAAGTCGCTCTGGTTCACTGGGAAAATGAAGAGATCAATTATACAGTGGGAGA GGGTAATTCAAAGCTGCATCGTGGAATTTTCTTGTTTAATGAAGAGCTGGACTACGATCAGGTTGTTCTGGAGAAGTTTGCATTTTCCAATGCTTTATCTCTGTCAG TAAAACTAGCAATATGGGAGGTCTCTCTCGACAACTTTGTTGAGTCCATCCAGTCAATTCCTGAGGTAGATCCACTTATGTTCTCTTTCATAG atGCTGAAGTCTGGACAGAGAGTGAAACTGTCCAGGGCTGA
- the LOC127933388 gene encoding zinc finger and BTB domain-containing protein 2, with translation MDLAHHGLVLLKRLNAQREFGFLCDCTVAIGDVLFKAHKAVLAAFSNYFRMLFIHQDSDCVRLKPSDIQADIFSYLLNLMYTGKFTSQPIDPLRLEQGVKFLHAYPLLQEASLLINPESHYVPLTNSLYGIQIPDQTYSRPERNTACKDGAKNSENVSREFLEISDMDYRSPQPFGIESPTRNPAATMVHHLTYGIMSKSASSRKHYSCNYCGIRFNQRCKLKEHLLVHTKQAAEPHVLFMQNGHTSELEVQDMEEDHLRADSDVISDTDQQAWMEDTPPPSEIADIDNLEGTEMGREIKRRKFECPTCARKFIQKSHWREHMYIHTGKPYKCSACGKNFCRANQAARHVCLSQDTDSYIMVNKQSLVLCGGEDNSQVEALFQSSERPYKCSICAAPFASPSEVPKHQCLTESEAVPLAENSVGENQNKDL, from the exons ATGGACTTGGCTCATCATGGTCTCGTTCTTCTCAAGCGCCTCAATGCTCAAAGAGAGTTTGGTTTCCTCTGTGACTGTACTGTGGCCATCGGGGATGTTCTTTTCAAAGCCCACAAAGCTGTTCTTGCAGCGTTCTCAAACTACTTCCGTATGCTGTTTATCCATCAAGACAG TGACTGTGTTCGACTGAAGCCTTCAGACATACAAGCAGATATCTTCAGCTACTTGCTTAATTTAATGTACACTGGAAAATTCACCTCACAGCCCATTGACCCTCTTCGCCTTGAGCAAGGTGTAAAATTCCTGCATGCTTACCCTTTATTACAGGAGGCAAGTCTTCTTATAAACCCTGAGTCCCACTATGTACCTTTGACAAACTCGCTTTATGGCATACAGATACCTGATCAGACTTACAGCCGGCCTGAAAGAAATACAGCATGCAAGGATGGTGCTAAGAACAGTGAAAACGTTAGCCGAGAATTTTTGGAAATTTCTGATATGGATTATAGATCTCCACAACCTTTTGGCATAGAGTCACCAACCCGAAACCCAGCAGCCACAATGGTCCACCACCTCACATATGGCATTATGAGTAAGAGTGCTTCCTCCCGAAAGCATTACTCATGCAATTACTGTGGAATCCGTTTTAACCAGAGGTGCAAGTTGAAGGAACATCTCCTTGTCCACACCAAGCAAGCAGCTGAGCCACATGTGTTGTTTATGCAAAATGGTCACACTTCTGAGCTTGAAGTTCAGGATATGGAAGAGGACCATTTGCGTGCTGACAGTGATGTTATTAGTGATACTGATCAACAGGCGTGGATGGAAGACACCCCGCCGCCTTCTGAAATTGCTGATATAGATAACCTCGAGGGCACCGAGATGGGTCGTGAAATTAAACGCAGAAAATTTGAGTGTCCGACCTGTGCTCGCAAGTTTATTCAGAAGAGCCACTGGCGTGAGCACATGTACATTCACACCGGAAAGCCATATAAGTGCAGTGCTTGCGGAAAGAACTTCTGCAGAGCCAATCAAGCTGCTCGACACGTTTGTTTGAGTCAGGACACAGACTCGTACATTATGGTCAACAAACAGAGTTTGGTTCTGTGTGGTGGAGAAGACAACAGTCAGGTAGAAGCTCTCTTCCAGTCTTCGGAAAGACCTTATAAATGTAGCATTTGCGCGGCACCTTTTGCAAGTCCTTCTGAGGTTCCCAAACATCAGTGTTTGACTGAGAGTGAAGCGGTACCATTAGCAGAAAATTCAGTGGGAGAAAATCAAAACAAGGACTTATAG